One Pectobacterium polaris DNA window includes the following coding sequences:
- the pntB gene encoding Re/Si-specific NAD(P)(+) transhydrogenase subunit beta, translating into MSGGLVTAAYIVAAILFIFSLAGLSKHETSQQGNIFGISGMALALIATILGPDSGNVGWIIVAMAIGGSIGIYLARKVEMTEMPELVAVLHSFVGLAAVLVGFNSFLDHGEITDPVMVNIHLTEVFLGIFIGAVTFTGSVIAFGKLRGNISSKPLMLPHRHKMNLAALVVSFLLLLVFVNTGSVALQVLVLILMTAIALVFGWHLVASIGGADMPVVVSMLNSYSGWAAAAAGFMLSNDLLIVTGALVGSSGAILSYIMCKAMNRSFISVIAGGFGTDGVSSSESEEVGEYREASAEDVADLLKNSTSVIITPGYGMAVAQAQYPVHDITAKLRARGIKVRFGIHPVAGRLPGHMNVLLAEAKVPYDIVLEMDEINDDFTDTDTVLVIGANDTVNPAAQEDPHSPIAGMPVLEVWKAQNVIVFKRSMNTGYAGVQNPLFFKENTQMLFGDAKDSVEAILKAL; encoded by the coding sequence ATGTCTGGTGGATTAGTAACTGCTGCATACATTGTTGCCGCAATTCTCTTTATTTTCAGTTTGGCTGGGTTGTCCAAGCACGAAACGTCGCAACAAGGGAACATCTTTGGTATCAGCGGTATGGCGCTTGCGCTGATCGCGACGATTCTGGGACCGGATTCTGGCAACGTGGGTTGGATCATTGTCGCGATGGCGATCGGTGGATCAATCGGTATTTATCTGGCGCGTAAGGTTGAAATGACCGAAATGCCAGAGCTGGTCGCGGTTCTTCACAGCTTTGTGGGCTTGGCTGCGGTACTGGTTGGCTTTAACAGCTTCCTCGATCACGGTGAAATCACCGATCCGGTGATGGTCAATATCCATTTGACGGAAGTATTTCTGGGTATCTTCATCGGTGCCGTGACCTTCACTGGCTCGGTGATCGCGTTCGGTAAATTGCGTGGCAATATCTCCTCCAAGCCACTGATGCTGCCTCATCGCCATAAAATGAATCTGGCGGCGCTGGTTGTGTCCTTCCTGCTGCTGCTGGTTTTCGTCAATACAGGCAGCGTGGCGTTGCAGGTACTGGTGCTGATCCTGATGACGGCTATTGCACTGGTATTTGGCTGGCATCTGGTTGCATCGATTGGCGGCGCGGACATGCCGGTCGTCGTTTCTATGCTGAACTCCTACTCCGGTTGGGCAGCAGCAGCAGCGGGCTTCATGCTGAGCAATGACCTGCTGATCGTGACCGGTGCTCTGGTGGGTTCTTCTGGTGCGATTCTGTCTTACATCATGTGTAAAGCGATGAACCGTTCCTTTATCAGCGTGATTGCCGGTGGTTTTGGTACGGATGGCGTTTCCTCTAGCGAAAGCGAAGAGGTGGGTGAATATCGTGAGGCTTCAGCGGAAGATGTGGCTGATTTGCTCAAGAATTCGACCTCAGTCATCATCACGCCAGGATACGGTATGGCCGTCGCACAGGCGCAGTACCCTGTGCATGACATCACCGCCAAACTGCGTGCGCGTGGTATCAAGGTTCGCTTTGGTATTCACCCAGTTGCAGGGCGTTTGCCTGGTCATATGAACGTGCTGTTGGCTGAAGCAAAAGTCCCTTACGACATCGTGTTAGAAATGGATGAAATTAATGACGATTTCACCGATACCGACACCGTACTGGTCATTGGCGCGAATGACACCGTTAACCCGGCAGCACAAGAAGATCCACACAGCCCAATCGCTGGCATGCCAGTGCTGGAAGTGTGGAAAGCGCAGAATGTTATCGTGTTCAAGCGTTCTATGAATACCGGTTACGCTGGCGTACAGAACCCGCTGTTCTTTAAAGAGAACACACAGATGCTGTTTGGCGATGCCAAAGACAGCGTTGAGGCGATTCTGAAAGCGCTGTAA
- the pntA gene encoding Re/Si-specific NAD(P)(+) transhydrogenase subunit alpha has product MRIGVPRERLANEARVAATPKTVEQLLKLGFTVSIEREAGKLASFDDAAYEEVGASIVDSSEVWQADIVLKVNAPQDDEIELTRAGSTVVSFIWPAQNPELLAKLAARQVTAMAMDSVPRISRAQSLDALSSMANIAGYRAIVEAAHEFGRFFTGQITAAGKVPPAKVMIIGAGVAGLAAIGAAGSLGAIVRAFDTRPEVKEQVKSMGAEFLELDFEEEAGSGDGYAKVMSEAFIKAEMELFAAQAKDVDIIVTTALIPGKPAPRLITKEMVLSMKPGSVIVDLAAQTGGNCELTVADRVTVTENGVKIIGYTDLPSRLPTQSSQLYGTNLVNLLKLLCKEKNGEIDVDFDDTVIRGVTVIKDGEITWPAPPIQVSAQPQQTKPAAAVVKEAAKPTSPWKKYAFLVIAILLFGWLADVAPKEFLSHFTVFALSCVVGYYVVWNVSHALHTPLMSVTNAISGIIVVGALLQIGHGGWVSFFSFIAVLIASINIFGGFTVTQRMLKMFRKN; this is encoded by the coding sequence ATGCGTATTGGTGTACCAAGAGAGCGGTTGGCCAATGAAGCCCGTGTAGCAGCGACGCCGAAAACGGTTGAACAGCTGCTGAAACTGGGTTTTACGGTCTCGATAGAACGTGAAGCGGGAAAACTGGCAAGTTTTGACGATGCGGCATACGAAGAAGTCGGTGCGTCGATTGTTGACAGTTCGGAAGTCTGGCAAGCCGATATCGTCCTGAAGGTGAATGCGCCGCAGGATGATGAAATCGAACTGACCCGAGCGGGCAGTACGGTTGTCAGCTTTATCTGGCCAGCGCAGAACCCAGAACTGCTGGCGAAGCTGGCTGCCCGTCAGGTGACGGCGATGGCGATGGATTCCGTGCCGCGTATTTCGCGTGCACAGTCACTGGATGCGCTCAGCTCGATGGCTAACATCGCGGGCTACCGTGCCATCGTTGAGGCCGCCCACGAATTTGGCCGCTTCTTTACCGGACAGATTACCGCTGCAGGTAAGGTTCCGCCCGCTAAGGTCATGATTATCGGTGCTGGCGTGGCTGGTTTGGCTGCGATCGGTGCCGCAGGTAGCTTAGGGGCTATCGTTCGTGCTTTTGATACCCGCCCTGAAGTAAAAGAGCAGGTTAAGAGCATGGGGGCTGAATTCCTCGAACTCGACTTTGAAGAAGAAGCAGGCAGCGGCGACGGCTATGCCAAAGTCATGTCCGAAGCCTTTATCAAAGCGGAAATGGAACTGTTTGCCGCTCAGGCAAAAGACGTCGACATTATCGTCACTACCGCACTGATCCCTGGAAAACCGGCACCGCGCCTGATCACCAAAGAAATGGTGCTGAGCATGAAGCCCGGCAGCGTGATTGTCGATTTAGCGGCGCAAACGGGCGGGAACTGCGAACTGACCGTAGCCGATCGCGTCACGGTGACGGAAAACGGCGTCAAAATTATCGGTTACACCGATTTGCCTAGCCGTCTGCCGACGCAATCTTCACAGCTTTACGGCACGAACCTGGTTAACCTGCTGAAATTACTCTGCAAAGAGAAAAATGGCGAAATCGACGTCGATTTTGACGATACCGTGATTCGTGGCGTGACCGTCATTAAAGACGGTGAAATCACCTGGCCAGCACCGCCGATTCAGGTTTCCGCACAGCCACAGCAGACAAAACCTGCTGCTGCGGTAGTGAAGGAAGCGGCTAAACCGACGTCGCCGTGGAAGAAATATGCCTTCCTCGTGATCGCTATCCTGCTGTTTGGTTGGCTGGCTGATGTTGCGCCTAAAGAGTTCTTGTCTCACTTTACCGTTTTTGCGCTGTCCTGCGTGGTGGGCTATTACGTGGTCTGGAATGTCAGCCACGCATTGCATACGCCATTGATGTCAGTCACTAACGCAATATCAGGCATTATCGTTGTCGGAGCATTGTTGCAAATCGGCCACGGCGGATGGGTGTCGTTCTTCTCATTCATTGCCGTATTGATCGCCAGCATCAATATTTTCGGTGGTTTCACCGTGACTCAGCGCATGCTGAAAATGTTCCGTAAAAACTAA
- the ydgH gene encoding DUF1471 family protein YdgH produces MKLKTTVIASTLLLSLSAFSAQAAQELTPEQAKSLQPFERITFKGRFNAINEAVAASSTRADKLGAESFYVQSMTDTNSGDYWNVTVDLYHKDAPKAKQNVQYRTVYGVKELPKDAAYLLEPYDTVTVSGLFSTQPDLIDAIAKAAKEKNADSFYIVRQVDVNSNSANQRATAFIYKADAPKRQLQRPDAIPADSDAGRAALAAGGAEAAKVEIPGVAYSDSPSRSVGNFFETQSSKGGRYTVTLSDGTQIQELNKATAAQMVPFDSIQFRGNYTNITQISEAVAKRAGEKGAKYYHITRQWEGKGNNMTISADLYK; encoded by the coding sequence ATGAAGCTGAAGACTACTGTTATTGCATCTACATTGTTGTTATCACTCTCGGCATTTTCAGCGCAGGCTGCGCAGGAACTTACGCCTGAGCAAGCAAAATCCCTGCAACCCTTTGAGCGAATTACATTTAAGGGGCGTTTTAACGCGATCAATGAAGCGGTCGCGGCATCCTCAACACGCGCCGACAAGCTGGGTGCAGAGTCGTTTTATGTGCAGTCTATGACGGATACGAATTCAGGCGACTACTGGAATGTCACGGTCGACCTGTACCATAAAGATGCCCCTAAAGCGAAACAGAACGTGCAATATCGCACCGTCTACGGTGTTAAAGAGCTACCGAAAGATGCTGCCTATTTGCTGGAGCCTTATGACACCGTCACGGTGAGCGGTTTATTCAGCACTCAGCCTGATCTGATCGACGCCATTGCGAAAGCAGCAAAAGAGAAAAATGCCGATTCGTTCTACATCGTTCGCCAGGTTGATGTGAACTCGAATAGTGCTAATCAAAGGGCTACCGCCTTTATCTATAAAGCGGATGCGCCAAAACGTCAGCTTCAGAGACCTGATGCGATCCCTGCTGATTCTGACGCGGGTCGCGCTGCATTGGCTGCCGGTGGTGCAGAGGCAGCGAAAGTAGAAATCCCAGGCGTTGCTTACTCTGATAGCCCCAGCCGTAGCGTGGGCAACTTCTTTGAAACGCAATCCTCGAAAGGTGGACGTTACACGGTAACGCTATCTGATGGCACACAAATCCAGGAACTGAACAAGGCCACAGCGGCACAGATGGTGCCTTTCGACTCCATTCAGTTCCGTGGTAACTACACCAATATTACACAAATATCCGAGGCTGTTGCTAAACGTGCAGGTGAGAAAGGTGCTAAGTACTACCACATCACCAGACAGTGGGAAGGCAAAGGCAACAACATGACCATCAGCGCGGATCTCTATAAATAA
- the kdsA gene encoding 3-deoxy-8-phosphooctulonate synthase: MTNKVVKIGDIPVANDLPFVLFGGMNVLESRDLAMRICEHYVTVTQKLGIPYVFKASFDKANRSSIHSYRGPGLEEGMKIFQELKQTFGVKIITDVHESHQAQPVADVVDVIQLPAFLARQTDLVEAMAKTGAVINVKKPQFVSPGQMGNIVDKFIEGGNDQVILCDRGSNFGYDNLVVDMLGFNVMKHASNGAPVIFDVTHALQCRDPFGAASGGRRGQVTELARAGMAVGLAGLFIEAHPDPANAKCDGPSALPLDKLEPFLQQIKAIDDLVKNFPELDTSK, encoded by the coding sequence ATGACGAATAAAGTGGTCAAGATAGGGGATATCCCAGTCGCCAATGATCTGCCTTTTGTGCTGTTTGGCGGCATGAATGTTCTTGAATCACGCGATCTGGCGATGCGCATTTGTGAGCATTACGTCACGGTCACGCAGAAGTTGGGCATTCCTTACGTGTTCAAGGCGTCATTCGATAAGGCTAACCGCTCCTCGATTCACTCTTACCGTGGTCCAGGTCTGGAAGAAGGGATGAAAATCTTCCAGGAACTGAAACAGACCTTTGGCGTAAAAATTATCACTGACGTGCATGAATCGCATCAGGCCCAGCCCGTTGCTGATGTCGTTGATGTGATCCAGCTTCCTGCGTTTTTGGCGCGCCAAACCGATCTGGTGGAAGCGATGGCGAAAACCGGTGCGGTAATTAACGTGAAAAAACCGCAGTTCGTCAGCCCGGGGCAAATGGGTAACATCGTCGATAAATTTATCGAAGGTGGCAACGATCAGGTGATTCTGTGCGATCGCGGCAGCAACTTCGGTTACGACAATCTGGTTGTCGATATGCTGGGCTTCAATGTCATGAAGCACGCTTCTAACGGTGCGCCGGTGATTTTTGACGTGACACATGCGTTGCAGTGCCGCGACCCGTTTGGTGCGGCGTCCGGTGGCCGTCGTGGACAGGTCACTGAATTGGCGCGTGCCGGTATGGCCGTCGGTCTGGCGGGGCTATTCATTGAAGCTCACCCAGATCCTGCGAATGCGAAGTGTGATGGTCCATCTGCGCTGCCGCTGGATAAGCTGGAACCGTTCCTGCAACAGATCAAAGCGATTGACGATCTGGTGAAAAACTTCCCAGAGCTGGATACCAGCAAGTAA
- the sirB1 gene encoding invasion regulator SirB1: protein MSAIADFEFNQSLLSDGVVLVSQAIRRDFPAQDVRQNLQQLVESARAAIPDGLEQDLQLEKLIELFYHTWGFGGAGGVYRLSDALWLDQVLESRQGLPVSLGIIFLHIANELGLPLMPVIFPTQLILRADWLDEEMWLINPLNGDTLSEHVLEVWLKGNIGPSTRLLDEDLDEAENVLIVRKMLDTLKVALMEEKQMELALRASEAVLQFDPDDPYEIRDRGLIYAQLDCDHIALSDLNYFVEQCPEDPVSEMIKVQIHSIEQKQIVLH from the coding sequence ATGAGTGCTATTGCTGATTTTGAATTCAACCAGTCACTGCTAAGTGATGGTGTCGTGTTGGTTTCACAGGCGATTCGCCGCGACTTTCCCGCTCAGGATGTGCGGCAAAATCTGCAACAGCTGGTTGAGAGCGCCCGAGCCGCTATTCCTGACGGCCTTGAGCAAGATCTTCAGCTTGAAAAACTGATTGAGCTGTTTTATCACACCTGGGGATTCGGTGGTGCGGGCGGCGTTTATCGCCTGTCTGATGCGCTGTGGCTGGATCAGGTGCTTGAATCTCGTCAGGGCCTGCCTGTGTCGCTGGGTATCATCTTTTTGCATATCGCCAATGAACTCGGTCTGCCGCTGATGCCGGTGATTTTCCCAACACAGTTGATTCTGCGTGCCGACTGGCTTGATGAAGAGATGTGGCTGATCAATCCGCTAAATGGCGATACGCTGAGCGAACATGTGTTGGAAGTGTGGCTGAAAGGTAATATTGGCCCGTCAACTCGTCTGCTGGATGAAGATCTGGATGAAGCCGAGAATGTCCTGATCGTGCGTAAAATGCTCGACACGCTGAAAGTCGCCCTGATGGAAGAAAAACAGATGGAGCTGGCGTTGAGAGCCAGCGAAGCGGTGCTGCAGTTTGACCCGGACGACCCCTATGAAATCCGCGACCGCGGCCTGATTTATGCTCAACTGGATTGCGACCACATTGCGCTGTCCGATCTCAACTATTTTGTTGAACAGTGTCCGGAAGATCCAGTGAGTGAAATGATAAAAGTGCAGATTCACTCGATAGAGCAGAAACAGATTGTCTTGCATTAA
- a CDS encoding SirB2 family protein, translated as MDVITLYPATIYLHLATVGISISLFVIRFFWLCRQSAMLQQRWVKILPHINDTLLLISGIGLIVLSHTYPFTPEQSWLTEKLFGVIIYILLGAIALGKRPRSQNVRWLAFVSALICFGVVVLLALTQSPLLME; from the coding sequence ATGGACGTGATAACTCTTTACCCAGCCACGATATATCTGCATCTGGCAACGGTTGGCATCAGTATTTCCCTGTTTGTGATTCGTTTTTTTTGGCTGTGCCGGCAATCCGCTATGCTGCAACAGCGCTGGGTGAAAATCCTGCCGCATATTAACGACACCTTGTTATTAATCAGCGGTATTGGTTTAATCGTTCTCAGCCATACGTATCCGTTTACTCCCGAGCAAAGCTGGCTGACGGAAAAACTGTTTGGCGTTATCATTTATATCCTTCTTGGCGCTATCGCCTTGGGGAAACGCCCCCGTAGTCAGAACGTTCGCTGGCTGGCGTTTGTATCTGCTTTAATATGCTTTGGTGTGGTCGTGCTGTTGGCACTGACGCAGTCACCGTTGCTGATGGAATAA